ACTACCTGCGCGCCTGCGCGCCGTGGTTGAGCGACGAAGAGATCGCCGCGGTGCACCGGCATCCGCCCGGCGCGTGGACCACCGCCGACCTGCCGGTGCTCGACGCCGCCCGGCGACGCGTCGGAGACCCGGAGGAGCTGCGCGTGCAGCGGCGGCGCGAAGCGGCGCGCGAGGAGGAGCGCGAAGTGCGGGAGCGGGTCGTGGCGGAGCTGATTGCGGCCGACGACAGCGACCTCATGCTCATGTCGCTCCTGCGCGGTCAGGACGCGCAGAACTCCCTCGCCGACGAGGCGGCGCTCCCGACGGTTCACCCCGACGAGCTCGCAGGCCCCTTCGCGCACATCGTCGTCGACGAGGCGCAGGAGCTCACCGACGCGCAGTGGCGGATGCTGCTGCGCCGCTGCCCGAGCAGGAGCGTCACCGTCGTCGGCGACCGCGCCCAGGCGCGCGAGGGGTTCGCGGAGACCTGGGAGGAGCGGCTGGCCCGCGTCGGCTTCGACCGCGTCGCGCGGTGCGCGCTCACCGTCAACTACCGCACCCCCGAGGAGGTCATGACGGTCGCCGAACCGGCGATCCGCGCGGTGCTCCCCGATGCGAACGTCCCCACGTCGGTGCGGCGCTCCGGCATCCCGGTGAAAGAGGGCGCACTGAGCGATCTCGATGAGGTGCTCCGCGCGTGGATCGCCGCGCAAGCCGACGGCACCGCCGCCGTCATCGGACTGCGCCCGACCGTGCCCGCAGGACTGCCGTCCCGCGTACGCGCGATGACACCCGAGCTCGCGAAGGGATTGGAGTTCGATCTGGTGGTGCTGCTCGATCCCGACGGATTCGGCGAAGGGCTCACCGCCGGCGTCGACCGCTACGTCGCGCTGACACGGTCGACGCGGGAACTGGTCATCCTGCGTCGCTGAGGCGCGCCGCATTGTCAGGGGGCGGGCGGGTGCTCCCCGTCGAGCTGACAGACGGGGCAGTACTGCGCCGCGCCCTTCGATCCCGGAACGTCGGCCACGAGCCCTCCGCACACGGGGCAGTGCTCGCCCGTGCGCCCGTGCACCCGCATCGACGCGACCTTCCGCGCCTTCAGTTCGGCGATCGGCGCGCCCGAACGGTCGGCGAGCGCCCCCGTCAGCACCTCTCGGATCGCGGCGAACAGCCGGGCGCGCTCCCCCTCGTCCAAATCCCCCGCATGCCGCAGCGGGTACAGCCGCGCGACGTGGAGGATCTCGTCGGAGTACGCGTTCCCGATGCCGGCGAGCGACTCCTGCTCCTGCAGCACCGCCTTCAGCTGCTTGCGGCGACCCGCCACGACCCGCTCCAGGTCGGTGAGGGCGAAGGCGTCGTCGAGGGGGTCGGGACCGAGCTTCGCGATCGCCGCCACCTCGGCCGCGTCATCGACGACCGAGAGCCCGAACGACAGCCACGTTCCGGCATCCGTCAGGACGAACGCCTCGCCGTCATCGAGGGTCAGCCGGCCGATCGGCGCGGCAGCGGGAGCGGTTTCGGTGGGAGCGGGCGCGGTGGTGACGGTGTCCGACAGACCCGCGGATGCCGCGGCCTCCCCGGCCGGCTCCCACCGCAGCCACCCGGCACGGCCGAAGCTCACGACGAGCACGGCCCCGTCCGTGGCGACCGCGAGGTGCTTGCCGTGACGGGTGACGTCGGTCACGGCACGCCCCGCGAGCTCGCCGAGCGGCCGCGCGCGGGTCTTCAGGGCACGGAACTCGTCGAGCTCGACCGCATCGATGAGGCGTCCCACGGCCCGCTCGCGCACGAACCGCGCGAGCACCTCGACCTCGGGCGACTCCGGCATGCGCCCATCCTGCCCCTCGGGCTCTGGAGGGTCCAGCGGTGGCGGTGAGTGGCTCGCATATCTTGGTCGGACGGCAGGCGAGAAATGAGGGACGTGCATGGTGGAAAAGGCGACGCGATCGCAGGTCGAATGGTTCGCTTCTTGGATCGAGAACGACATCTCGTTCCCGGAAGACACCTTCGAACGGACGGTTGTCATCCTCCATCCGGCACCCGTTGGATATCCGATGGGCGCATTCCGTTCCAGATGCCGAACGTCGACGGCCCGACCGATCCGGAGGCGTCTGAAGACCAGAAGCAGGCGATCGACGTGGCATTGCAGGAAGCGGCGGGGCCCGATGCCAGCTGTGTCTTCGCCCTCTACGCCGGCTATCTGCATGAGGATGACCACGGCCGCCGCGACGGGTTCGATGAGCCTGCGGGCACCTGGCACATCGGCCGGCTGAACTACGTTCTCTTCTCTGGGCGTCTCTCCGAGGCGGGTTTTGCCGGCGTCGACCAGCGTTGGGGCAGCGGCGTGCCGTTCGTCCCGGGTCGACGACGCCCGTTCGTAGAACTGAGCGACCTCTGGACCGCCGACCGATCTATCGTCCTCGCGTCGACCGCTGATACCGCCGTCACGGTCGTCGCCGGCCCGGAGAGCCTCGCGGAGCGCCTGCTCTCGATCCCTCTGCTCCGCGCCCACGTCTGGCGCTGAGCCCCCAGATCTCTCGCACCTTGCCGCCCACGTTTGCCGATCTGAGGTCGGTCTCGCGGATCAGTGCTCCGGCGGCTCCGTACCACCCGGCGCGGCGAGTCACCGGGACGCGAGGTACCTGCCGGCGGCGCGCAACCAGGGTGCGGGATCGGCGAAGGATGCCTCGGCGCTCCCCGCGAGCTCGGCCAGCGCCACGACGGCGACGAAGGCGGACGTGTCGGCATCGGGGGCGACCCGTCCCGCGACGAGCGCGACCGGGACCCCTGCGGCGCGGGCGCGCGCCGCCACGAGCGAGGGCACTTTGCCCGCGGCCGACTGCCCGTCGAACGACCCCTCACCGGTGACGACGAGGTCGGCATCCGCGAGCGCCTCGTCCAACCCGATGAGCGCGGCGACATCGTCGGCGCCGGGCCGCAGCTGCGCCCCCCACCGGGCGAGCGCGAACCCCGTGCCGCCGGCGGCGCCCGCGCCCGGTGCCGCAGGGTCACCACCCAGTGCACCCGCGAGCCGGGCGAGAGCGGCATCGACGACCGGCACTTCGTCGCCGGTCACCCCCTTCTGCGGACCGAACACCGCCGCCGCGCCCTGCGGCCCGACAAGAGGATTCGTGACGTCGGTGAGCACGGTCGCGCCGCCCGGCGGCAGCGGGCGCAGCCCGGTCAGATCCACGGCGACGACCTCGGCCATCCCGCGCGCGCCGGGTGCGACCGGACGCCCGTCGGCGTCGACGAACGCGGCGCCGAGCGCGACGAGCAGTCCCACCCCGCCGTCGGTGGAGGCCGACGAGCCGATCCCGAGCACGAGCCGGTCGACATCGTGATCCAGCGCCGCCGCGATCGCCTGCCCGAAGCCGAACGTGTCGGCATCCCACGGGCGGCGCTCGACACCGAGCAGCTCGATGCCGCTCGTCGACGCCAGCTCGACGACCCCCGTCGCGCCGGTGCCTTCGCTCGCGCCGGCACCCTCGCGATCCGGAAGCAGCAGCCAGGATGCCGCGACATCGCGGCCGTGCGGACCGCGCACCGTCACGGGCATCCGCGTCGCGTCGGGAACGGCGGCGGCGAACGCGTCGAGCGTGCCCTCGCCGCCGTCGGCCATCGGGCGGCTACGCACCACCGCGTCCGGGTCCACCTCTCGCCAGCCGCGCGCGACGGCATCGACCGCCGCGGCGGCGCCGATCGAGCCCTTGAAGCTGTCGAGGGCGACGACGACGCGGGTCATGACCGGGGCGGCGTGCTCTCGCGCAGCAGCACCTCGAGACGCAGCGTCTCGTCGGCCGGCTGCCACTCGGCATCCGTCGCGGCGTGGAAAGCCTGATACCCGACCTCGTCGAGCGGGATGCGCACCGTCGTGAGCGCCGGAGTCACGTCGCGCCCGGTCGGGATGTCGTCGAAGCCGGCCAGCGCCACGTCGTCGCCGACAGCGCGCCCCGCCTCGCGGAGAGCGGCGAGCGCCCCGATCGCGACGACATCGCTGATGCCGAAGACCACCGTGCCCGGCGCGACGCCGTCGGCGAGCGCGTCGCGCATGAGAGCGTGCCCCGACTCGCGACTGAACGTGCCGCGCAGTACGCGAGGCTCCGCGCCGCCGCCCCCCGTGAATCCCGCGACGAAACCGCCGACGCGCTCGTCGCTCGTCACGGTGCCCTCCGCGGCGGCCAGGACCACCGCCTGTCGGTAGCCGCGGGCCGCGAGCGCTGCGCCCAGTTCGCGGGCACCGCCGCGGTTGTCCACCGTCACCGAGCGCACCCCCGGCACCCCGGCCCCGAGGGCGACGACACGCCCGCCGCTGGCGGCGAGATGCTCGACTTCGGCAGCCAGCTCCGTCGAGAGCTCCGACGACGTGCGGGATGCCGCGAGGATCAGCCCACGCGGGCGCTGGCCGCGAAGGGCCCTCACGAGCCGCACCTCGCGTTCGGGATCGCGTTCCGTGATGGCGACGGTGACGACGAGACCTGCCTCGTCAGCGCCGCGTGCGACCCCCGACGCGATCTGTCCGAAGTAAGGGTCGGCGATGTCGGCCACGAGCAGCGCGATGATCGCCGACGTGCCGCGCGCGGTCGCCTGCGCCGAGAGGTTGGCCGTGTAACCGAGGCGCGTGGCCGCCGCCTC
This genomic window from Candidatus Microbacterium phytovorans contains:
- a CDS encoding LacI family DNA-binding transcriptional regulator gives rise to the protein MTDDAPVTLRSGAVTLDDVAREAGVSLATASRALNGSTRKVADSYRLRVEAAATRLGYTANLSAQATARGTSAIIALLVADIADPYFGQIASGVARGADEAGLVVTVAITERDPEREVRLVRALRGQRPRGLILAASRTSSELSTELAAEVEHLAASGGRVVALGAGVPGVRSVTVDNRGGARELGAALAARGYRQAVVLAAAEGTVTSDERVGGFVAGFTGGGGAEPRVLRGTFSRESGHALMRDALADGVAPGTVVFGISDVVAIGALAALREAGRAVGDDVALAGFDDIPTGRDVTPALTTVRIPLDEVGYQAFHAATDAEWQPADETLRLEVLLRESTPPRS
- a CDS encoding Fpg/Nei family DNA glycosylase; amino-acid sequence: MPESPEVEVLARFVRERAVGRLIDAVELDEFRALKTRARPLGELAGRAVTDVTRHGKHLAVATDGAVLVVSFGRAGWLRWEPAGEAAASAGLSDTVTTAPAPTETAPAAAPIGRLTLDDGEAFVLTDAGTWLSFGLSVVDDAAEVAAIAKLGPDPLDDAFALTDLERVVAGRRKQLKAVLQEQESLAGIGNAYSDEILHVARLYPLRHAGDLDEGERARLFAAIREVLTGALADRSGAPIAELKARKVASMRVHGRTGEHCPVCGGLVADVPGSKGAAQYCPVCQLDGEHPPAP
- a CDS encoding glycerate kinase, translated to MTRVVVALDSFKGSIGAAAAVDAVARGWREVDPDAVVRSRPMADGGEGTLDAFAAAVPDATRMPVTVRGPHGRDVAASWLLLPDREGAGASEGTGATGVVELASTSGIELLGVERRPWDADTFGFGQAIAAALDHDVDRLVLGIGSSASTDGGVGLLVALGAAFVDADGRPVAPGARGMAEVVAVDLTGLRPLPPGGATVLTDVTNPLVGPQGAAAVFGPQKGVTGDEVPVVDAALARLAGALGGDPAAPGAGAAGGTGFALARWGAQLRPGADDVAALIGLDEALADADLVVTGEGSFDGQSAAGKVPSLVAARARAAGVPVALVAGRVAPDADTSAFVAVVALAELAGSAEASFADPAPWLRAAGRYLASR